A window of Pyrus communis chromosome 3, drPyrComm1.1, whole genome shotgun sequence genomic DNA:
AGGATGTCACACAACACTTAACGTCCATGCTTCTGCGGCTCTGCCAATGTATGACACTGCCACAAAAACACtctgatgagagagagagagagagagagtattctTCCAAATTTGAAACCGCCTTCTCTTTCTTTTGGATGCTGTTACTGAACGAGTATGGCCATGGAGGCCACGTTCCAGCCATGTCATGAATTTTGTTTCAGCCATTTTGTCTGTGttccaaacaaataaattcaaataaataaattcaaataaataaattaaacaaatcttttaattaattccATCGAAATTTCACAACCCTAACTGCACTCTGCATGCAATGCAGATGTGCTTACATAACCCCCATTAAATGACGTTTTCACCCCCAACGTGTCCCCCTGCTAGCAATGCCCGACATGCGAAGCATGTCTACGTTTCAACTTTTATTTCTCCCTCTCTACTTttatttctccctctctctctctctctctctctctctctctctctctctctctctctctctctctctctctcaagcttATTCATTATTTTGTGTTCATCTATTTCTATGGCGTGCATTGTGTGTGAATGAGGTTTAGGTTCCATCCTTTTGCTTGCATTTCAGAATTGAGAGACTTTGAGTCAtccattaattaattagttgaacaAATATCTGTGTGACTTTGTGAAGGAGTGAAAGTCTTTGTCGGCTGGAATTCGGGAGAGGGGGCTTGACTCAGTATAGTTGGGTAGAAATTCCGACCACGTTATTAGTATGACATCTTTTATTACCGTGAgagttttttactttttttattcaacTTCACGTTAATCTTCCTCATTATAAGAGTTATTCTAATCAGCCAGTCTCACTAAATTAAAGAACCTTATCAAAATTTTCTATCACTTGACTGGTGAGGATTGAGGACGGAGAGGTTTGAAAACTTATTGGGTGGTTTGGTATATGTTTCCCTTTGAAGATGCAATTGCTCATGTCACCCATTAGATTCATACATATAAGTTATAACGGATGTTTGCCATTCCTTTGTTTTCTTGTCAACCcccatttatttttcttgttataaCGTACGTTTGCTTTGTTGATTCCCATACCATATTCTATTCTATTcacatatttatattatatattgacTTTACTCTACTTTTTAATCATTTCTGTTTTAGGATAATACAGTATGATACAACAAGTGTtttggaagtttttttttttttcaagtattcaACTACTTGTATTATTACACTTTGTATATCGAGTTGTGTTCccgacacactgaaaaatttcttctgttttaaatatatattgcTGGGCAGCTCCAGAAACCTATAAATAATGGTTTCCTTGTATTTTTACCAAGTTATAATGTGTAAAAAGACCCAGAGAATGTGTTATCTAGGTAGTTACTCaatcaagaaaaattatatCACCAAGAACCTTAAGAttgaattatattatatatggtTTTTTCACATTTCACCTTTCATTTTCACCCAATCATGAAGGCACTTTGAAACATAAAACCACAACCTGCGCAGGACTGCAAAGTCTGAAATTCTCTGTgggcgtttttttttttttccttttttccaaTTGAGACTCTAAGGACTAAAAATTTTGTGTCCCTTTGAACCAGAGAAAAGCTGCCACTAGAAGACACATTTCAGCAATAGAGTCCAACTGGTCatctttgtattcatatataTTCCCTGAGACCCCATCTCATATATagctagctctctctctctctacaacatGAAAGATCAGGCAATGGAGAGGATTGAAGGAGATGATCACCATCACCAGAGCTCCTCATTTCTTAAGAGGTCTCCCTCTTCTTCTGTTGACAATGGTGATCAGAAACCCCACACGTCATCATTTGACGGCGGTGATGGTGTTACTCCTAATAGAAGCACAGCTCAAGGGAAGCATCTAGTAGTCCACGGCTACCACCACCATTTTCCGGCCGCCGGCCGTCATCGTCAGATGATCGGCAGCCTGTCGAAATCATCCCTGTCATCATCGACTCCGGTGAGACCTTATGTTCGGTCCAGAATGCCTCGGCTTCGTTGGACGCCTGATCTTCACCGCTGTTTTGTGCATGCAGTTGAAAGGCTTGGCGGAGAACAAAGTAATTTTAGCTTCTTTCCCTACACACAcggatacacacacacacacatagccTATATATAGAGTAAAGTtatattaaaatgttatttttgtgtttaattaatTACAGGAGCCACCCCAAAGATGGTTTTACAGATCATGAATGTGAAAGGCCTTAACATATCACACGTTAAAAGCCATCTTCAGGTAATTGGCGATCTAGCTAGATAGCTAGATCTTGTTAAGCGTAAAATAATCTCTCGTTAATTTGGTATTTTCTACTTATTTATTTTGGAGAGGGAATAGCTTAATTACTTTGAAATTTGGTATTTTCTACTTATTTATTTTGGGGAGGGAATAGCTTAATTACTTTGAAATTTCGTTTTTCATTCTTTCTAACGTTGAGGTTTTTGACGATGGACAGATGTACAGGAGTATGAAGCATGAGCAAGGCATACAAGGTACACATGTAAATACATGCATGCCCTCGCTGACCTAATTGATTTAATTACAACATAAgtctcttgttttttttctccttctctatttttcatttaaaaaaatgtgcaatcataaaaaataccATAAATCTCAAGCTCTAGCCAATAATTAAATTGACATTTTGTTGCAGCAGCTGCTTTGGCAGCACAGAAGAATGGTATGTTGCAGGTCTCTGAGCACTCAAACAACTCAAACTTCTTAAAGCCAATCAATTTTGCTCAACCTGTTTACATTGAAGGCCTTGATACCAAGAACACCAGTCCTCTGGCGAAAAGgtaattgtaaattaattaattatgttttatCTCCCTAATTAACATTATTAGTTATGTGAGATTTATATTCATGATTTTTACAGGAAGGATGAAACGAAGCCATTAGTACTACCCTATCAAGCACCAAGTTCTTTCATCGTAGACAATGATCTACTCAAAAGATGCACTGATAATATTGGACaagtactctctctctccccctcctaTGAAATTCTGGCTCTGAACAGTTCTTTAATATTCCATTCCATATGTCTGAATTTTCAGGAGAGCAATCATAAGGAATTGGAAGATTTAGGCAGTACCAAAAGCGAATATGATGCAAGAATAATGTCTCTATCACTCAACGCGTCATCATCGAAAGCCTCTCGTGAGCTGTTGAGGTTCAGCAAAGCAGCTGGGAATTCAGATGCGAATGATGTCTCTCTTGAGCTCACTCTTGGTACTTAAAATCATCATGCACATTTTTATGCAGACAATGTAGAAACTTGAAAAAAGTGACTCTAGAGTTAATTAGTACCTCTTTTTCAGTATTCTCCTCCAATCTACGCTTCATGTGCAATTAGATTAACGACCGGATACCTTAAATTGACACTAGCATTAACATTTAACTGTACGAAATGGAGTGAGTGAAAGGCATGAGTGGCTAATAACCCAATTAGTCACTTATATGCTTTTATGCACCTTATTTGTACAACTAATATCAGTAGTTATtgtgtcaattttttttgtagtgtaGTGATCCACAAATAGTTCTGTGCAAACGacatgacttgaaaattttcatttcaaattaacGTCACAAAACGTGCAATGTCGATGGTGTGATTTTACATTTGACTTTCAAACCACGCGTGATACAAATTCAATAACCTCTCTCAACTCCATTAGAGATAATAGAGGTtagaaatggaaagaaaacatCCAATTCTCATGCAAACACACAAACAATACGTGGGGTTGTTGTGTTGTTGATAAACCAAAAATATAGGTTACTCACGTACATGAAGTGGATCTCCCTAATTTCAACCTCCATCTTCTCTAGTCTTGCTCTTCAACCTATAAATTCCGTCACCCAACCTGAAGTGAAATGTCCCAAATCGAATACACACAAATCTTTAGCTTACTTATTACTCCTCACCTAAGAACTAAAAACTTGAGATCATGGCTGCTGCTAATGTTTTGATCATGTTGGTGCTTTTGGGTGTTCTAGCTACACTCATTAGCACCACGGAGGCTGGGAGGGACGTTGCAATGAACAACAAGGGTAGCATCGGCGGTGCATTTAAATTAGATGATGAAAAGACGTATGCATTTTTCCATCACAAGTTTCCTGGTTATGGATATCCATATGGTAAAGGAGTTGGTTTTGGTGGTGGGTTTGGAAGTGGAGTAGGAGTAGGCTATGGTGACGGCGTTGGTGTTGGTACCGGAGCTGCATCGGGGGCTGAATCCAGAGCTGGAGCTGGGGCTGGAGCTGCAGCTGGAACGGGGGTGGTTGAAGGGCAGGGAGCTGATGGTGGATCGCCTTGAGTATACCATGTATACATGGTTACTAGATAtggaataattaattaagttaccCAATTTGAATTTTCCctgttttgttcttaatttttgttttgttatggcAATATTAACTGAGATTGATCTTGGAGTTACACAAAACATACACTTGTTTACACTCTTTAATACAAGTCCTTGCTATTGTATGTGAGACTTTGTATTAGAGAATCACAATGGTTCATGAGGTTTCAAATTTTTCGCATCATACCATGAGATTCTGAAATTATATTAACTATGTCAACAAGTTGTACAATTGTCTAATTCGTCGTAAAATTGATGACTAATTAGCATTGCATGTAATTTCTTTATGAGTTGACATAGAAGCTATACTTACCGCATAAAACTAAATGACTTGTGGAGTTTTGGCTTCTATTCTACACCCCAAAACGATAACTATTCATCAATTTCTATCTCCATTGAAACCTATGCATCTTAGAAACATGTAACCCAATTACCACATCATCAATTAAATGTTGATTCATACGGttaactaaataaaatataaattgataCGATCTGAAAATGCAGTGTACTTGAAGAAGAGTAAAATCTCTCCTCGAAAATCATCTAAAACGTAAAGAGTCACAAGTTGACCACTTCTATTACCTTTTACATTCTTATTGTAATTAAGTTTCCTAATAAAAGCATTAGTCCAAAATCAACATTGCGTGTCATAGACCCTAAATTTACATGAACACAACAGGAATATAAAACGGGCAAAACCCGAATCCGACCCACAGAGCGAGTGAAGAAAGCGATATGATCGTAGAATACAAGGGGATTGGGGTTTATTTTGTCAGGTTGTGATATCACCACTCACTAACGATGGCGTGCTGTCTCGATTTCGATTAGGAAGGAAAACCCTCCTCCACCCACTACATACATACCCTCCCACCAACCCTTTTCGTTTTTTCgttttttcctttatattttaatttctctGTCTCTGACTATCTCGTACTTTCACTCAGAAATATATAAAACCCACCATTTTCTGAGTTTGGAGATGCTCTTTTGGGCTCTCAGTCTCAGATTTGCTTGTTTCTGAAGAACTACAGATAACGTAGAAGATAACCCATCTCAGCATGTGAGTTtcttgttctctctctctcttcatgtTCTGTAATTGCATCTCATTGGGTATGTTTTTCTGGGAATGTTTTATTGgatgcctctctctctctctctctctctctctctctctctctccagatTAGATAATGTGAGATTAGGAGATCTGTGTGAGATtcaattgttttgttgtttttgtaaTAGAATCTGATTGATTGCTAGCATTTTTTCAGTGGTTTAAAACTTGTTATGTTGCCTTGGTGGATTCTCAAATGCAAAGTTTAAAAATTGTATTGTAAAGAGACCTGCTTGATCAATTCCTCTGTGTTTTTATACCATTTGGATGACCTTCGACTTCCAAGTTCAAAAATTTGGTACGTAACTTGTATGAAACCACACTAACAAAACTTGTATGAAATGCAATGCAATGCAACATTTTCGATCGATTTATCTCTGGTTACTTTCTTCGTCGCAGCAACTAGTGACGACAAAGTCTAACCGAGTGGtgattgttgttgtttttgAGTTATGGGGATTTGGCTTGAACTTTTGGTGCCCGTTTAGGATATGTTTGGTTTGTAGGACAAGTTATGGAGGCATATCATTTCTAGTAAAGCAGACCTATCTCGATTTTGTAACACGAACCTAAAAGTCACTATGATTGATTATGTGTCTCAGATATTTCTGCTAAGATGAGAGGAGCGGGTTTGTGGCAACTTGGCCAGTCAATCACCCGGCGTATTGCTCAGGGTGATAAGAAGGCTGTAGCTCGTCGATACTTTGCCTCAGAAGCTGAGCTAAAAAAGACAGTCCTCTATGACTTCCATGTTGCAAATGGCGCTAAGATGGTGCCTTTCGCTGGATGGGGAATGCCTATTCAGTACAAGGACTCAATCATCGATTCCACCATAAACTGCAGGCAGAATGGTAGTCTGTTTGATGTCTCCCATATGTGTGGGCTGAGCCTTAAGGGGAAGGATTCCATTTCTTTCCTTGAAAAGCTTGTCATTGCTGATGTTGCTTCGCTTGCCCCTGGAACGGGGACACTCACTGTCTTTACAAATGAGAAGGGAGGGGCAATTGATGACTCTGTGATTACCAAGGTTACTGACGACCACATATACCTGGTGGTGAATGCTGGATGTAGGGATAAAGATCTTGCTCACATTGAAGAGCATATGAAGGCATTCAAGGCTAAAGGGGGAGATGTCTCGTGGCACATCCATGATGAGAGATCCCTTCTAGCTCTCCAGGTCAATCCTTTGATTCAAATATTCACTCTTCTTTGTtgattcatattgttattttactgAATCTGCCATATACTCGTGTTCTCGAGATATTCACTTGCCCATTTGATAGAATTGGCGTGTGTGATTGCGGTGTTGCATACTGGAAATTGTCTGATTTAACTGCATTTGAATTTGTAATTGTCTGATTCAGTAACTGCTCCTTTTCtcttacataaaaaaaaaattcagtttaaaagaaattcaaGCTGCAATTAGAAGATAGGTTGTTTAGTTCAATTGAAacttatttgtattgatttgaccAATAGTTCGATCAGTTAAAACTGCTGCAGTTATGATAATGAAGTAGGCTCACGGCTGGACACGGTTTGATTTTGATTCAATAGCTGATCAAAATATTCCTTGAGAGTAACactaagagtttttttttttccctttttttgagCAGGGTCCTCTTGCTGCCCCAACCCTTCAACACTTGACAAAAGAGGATTTGAGCAAGTTATATTTTGGAGAGTTCCGAATTTTGGAAATCAATGGTGCACACTGCTTTCTCACAAGGACTGGGTATGTTTCCTCCCATCTcttttgtggtttttcccaAAGCAAGCAATTTACTTTGCACAGTGTGGGGATTATTGCGACGTTGCCATCTGCGAATTCAGCTGATGACCCTTGGTTTATATCATTTTATGGTTTTTTGTGGGTGCTCAGATTCTAGTTAGTCATTTCTATTTGCCCTGTATGCATTCATATAATCATTAAGAAAATCATTGAAGATGATGGGTGAAGCAATTTTCTTATGTTATGTGCTCTTCTTTGTTGATATAAGAATTTGCCATTTCTACTGTTTTGTTGGAGCGAGCTGTGATTGATGTTGGATTGCACTTTTCACTGAGAATTTTAGGTACACCGGTGAAGATGGATTTGAAATCTCGGTTCCTGATGAGAATGCAGTGGATCTTGCCAaggcaatcttggagaaatccgaGGGGAAGGTGAGGCTGACAGGTCTGGGTGCTCGTGACAGTCTCCGACTGGAAGCTGGGTTGTGTTTATATGGCAATGATATGGAGCAACACACAACACCAGTGGAGGCTGGACTCACATGGGCCATAgggaagagaagaagggcagAGGGCGGCTTTCTTGGTGCTGAGGTAATACTCAAGCAACTCGAGGAAGGTCCTAAAATCCGGCGTGCTGGTTTCATCTCATCAGGTCCACCTGCTAGAAGCCACAGCGAGATTCAGAACGAGAAAGGTGAAACCATTGGGGAAGTCACAAGTGGAGGATTTAGCCCCTGCCTGAAGAAAAACATAGCGATGGGGTACGTGAAGTCTGGATCACACAAGGCCGGAACCAAAGTTAAGATCATTGTCCGAGGAAAGGCTTATGATGGAGCTGTCACGAAAATGCCTTTCGTACCTACAAAATACTACAAGCCATCATAATTCAAATGTCACGAAAATGTCATCGGGTTTCTAATCGGTTTCCCTTTTGATTTCTTGATAAAACTTGACTGTTTCTGTCAATGCTAATTTCCATTCTCTACTTGCTTATGAATCTGGAATGAAATGGaatacatttttttcttcaaggtaACATATTTACATGGTAGATTCTTTGAATCGAGATCCTCTTTGAATCTCGCATTTGGGAGCCAAGGGACCAAGAAATCTATACCAGTCATTTTAAATCCTATGACTCCCATTACCCCGTCCTACTGATCCACCTCCAACAAACTAAGAGTTCGAATCTCGCTCTCCCTCACTTAGATGGTCCGAATTACTTGGTTCGTCGGCTCCTGACTGCGAGGTCTGGAGAAGATCTGAATTCAGATTCTTCCTGCCGACATGGATGAACTTTTTCTGTAGTTATTTACTGTTTCACAGCTAAAATTaacccaacaggatcctctccaggTCATTTTGGTGAGAATCTTGAGGATTTGTGAATCATGTCAGTTCATCGTACACTGTGCAGTCAATTTTTGTGAagtattttttgtgtttaattttaaatcgcacgatatataataaacagACAAGATTAACGGATTCCCGAGATCCTCGCAAAGAGGATCCGATTCAAAATTAACATAatgatattatttttgttttgaccAAAAGGAAAACATAATTTTTAGGAGATTATTTTGACCCGAATGTCGCTTATCAAAGTCAACAAATCAAAGGTAAGGCAGTGCCCCAAAGTCAACATTTCAGGTCAATCTAAGCCATCCAATCTAGGCAGTTTTCTGGTAAGCATGATCAGAACTCAGAACTTCCTCCCCCAACTAGGGCATGAAAATTATGTTTAAAAAGTCAATAACACTAATTAAGCGCAAAGCCGGGTTGTTTGACGCCAAACAAAGCTTAATTAGACGAATTAAGAAACAAATTGTAGTGTGAAAATTTGAGTGTTAATATTAGATTTTGTATGTTACACCATTGTACAAAGAATCAAATGAATTGCTAAATTCTAAAAGTAActaaaagaaatcaaagaatttttcctttctttctgttTGTACAAATCTGATGAACTACTTAGAAAAGCTTGCAGCCGAATTCGTCTATGGGTTCTCCATTCGAACGATACAAAGCTGATTTCGATGCAAGTTCTCTGAGCTGCTCCAAGCTTCTTCCCAACTGCATTGCAACCTTCATTTCGAAAATCCCcccattttctctcttctccaaGTCTTGTTCTCCAAGTGCTGCTTCAATTGAATCTTCTAACTTGTTGAAGAAGCCGGCGCAGTTTCTATACATCTCAAATACCATCCCTACTTGCCCGCCGTGCTGAAAAGCATTCACTGCGCTAGCCAACGAGCCTGCAGCCACTGCTGCAACCGCGGCAGTGGCTGATCCATGGCCTACAAAAGCGGATCCAACAGCCGCAATCCCAGTAAGCACAGGGCCCGAAACTGCCAAAATCTTGTTGATCTTTAGAACCAAGCTCCCTAATCTCTCATAGTCTTCAATGTCCTTGCTCTTCACAACTTGAATAATTTCTCTCATTTCACTTTCAAGTTCTTCACTCCATCCATTCACATTCTTTCCCTTCTGGGATTTCAGTTTCCTTGGATTTTGGGATTGAACAACATTTCTAGGCCACCAAACAGCCGGCTCAAATTTTTTGGGGAATTTTTCGAGCATGGCACCAAGTAACGGAAGAGGGTAAGCTTTGTCAAGAACCAAAACCTTCTCCATTGTCTCCTTCACATCTTTCTCAGTAGGATCACGAAGAGCAAACACCGTCTCAATTTCACTCTGGAGCTGCCTGAACAACCTCGTTGCGTTGCGCTGCTCCTCGGCGAGCTGCGAAGGCTGGATCTTGTTCATGATAAGCAGCATTCCGGTGGCTGCGGAAAACAAAATAGCCGATGAAATGTTCAATGCCAAAACGGACGTTCCAGCGGCTGCATTAACTCCGGCCATGAGGGAAGCGGAGAGAGTGATCATGTTGATAGAGCTAAGTAAGAGTGCGTTCCAGTTATTGCGCTGCTCGCCAATGTTTGCGTGCATCTCCACTCTGTCCGCCACGGCCTCTAAGAGCGCGTAGAGCTGAGCTGTGGAAGCTGTAGGagttgctgctgctgcagaCTCATTGTTATGATACAAATCGATGTTTTCGTGTTTCAGAACTTGTTCCTTCAACTGGAGGCCTTCGAGGACGAGCTTCGTCGTTTGTTTGGGGACAGTGAAGCGGACTCTTGGGAGCTTGGGGACATGAATGGCGGCATTTATGGTTCTGTTGGAGGAAGAACAAcgtgagggagaagagaagaggagagaTGAAGTTTGGAGGGAAGCCATTTGATTGGTTGGGGTGCTGTGTTTTGTTAAAGTGTTGAGAGCAGATTATCTGAGGTGGGTTTTCAGttcggaggaggaggaggagaggcgAGAGTTGGGAATGGAGGAAGAGGGTGAGACGTGGTGGGTATATATATATGGAGACAGCCGAAAACTGAAAAGGGTAGAAGGGGTCAGATTTGGAAATTATTGACTGGACTTGGTTTATTGGTTGACCTGTTGCTGCAGCGTGACccattcccttctttttttaatttggaattAACTTCGCTGCTAAACATTTCAGCAGGAATTTCTGCTTACATTTACTTTTGAGTGGACACGTattcaagttttaattaaacatttCAGCAGGAATTCCTGCTTACAACCAATTTCAAATGGACACGTATTcaagttttgattaaaaaaatcaaaacttaaacaTGTGTCTACCAAAAATTAGGTATAAGCAAGACCTCCTGCCGAAATTTCAACAGCGAAGTCttgttgttttaattttccTCTTCAAAATTTGGTCCACTATTTTGCATTGCCTTCACTCgttatctctcttctctctctcatttcatgcaaacatgttagtACGTATTAGCATAGGTAAGACGTTACACGACTTAAAACTTATACTAATATAAAATTCGATGCACACACAATTAACATTGCTTTACCAATTGCTAAATTATTATACCGCACTCTGAATTATCACGAAAGTATCAGTTCACACTTACTTTTGCAACTGTATCTCATTTCCCTCCAAACGTCCGCTTTGCAACTCACATCACCCAATTCGCACTTCATCTATTAACTCGTCACCCATTAAGTACAAGACACTTGTATgtcataatatataataatcaatatCACATCTATATTGCGGAACAAATGATAACAATCAATGAACGAAGTTTGACAAATTTATATCATGTGAGATACGAACTGAAAGTtcatgaaagaaaataatacaattacaaCAACAGAGAGTAGCATGACATTGtattattatgttttttattttattttattttattttatggtaTTTTACATATCAATAAACATGTGGATTAACACATAATATAATGGAATAAA
This region includes:
- the LOC137727340 gene encoding probable F-box protein At4g22030, encoding MASLQTSSLLFSSPSRCSSSNRTINAAIHVPKLPRVRFTVPKQTTKLVLEGLQLKEQVLKHENIDLYHNNESAAAATPTASTAQLYALLEAVADRVEMHANIGEQRNNWNALLLSSINMITLSASLMAGVNAAAGTSVLALNISSAILFSAATGMLLIMNKIQPSQLAEEQRNATRLFRQLQSEIETVFALRDPTEKDVKETMEKVLVLDKAYPLPLLGAMLEKFPKKFEPAVWWPRNVVQSQNPRKLKSQKGKNVNGWSEELESEMREIIQVVKSKDIEDYERLGSLVLKINKILAVSGPVLTGIAAVGSAFVGHGSATAAVAAVAAGSLASAVNAFQHGGQVGMVFEMYRNCAGFFNKLEDSIEAALGEQDLEKRENGGIFEMKVAMQLGRSLEQLRELASKSALYRSNGEPIDEFGCKLF
- the LOC137727997 gene encoding aminomethyltransferase, mitochondrial-like, which produces MRGAGLWQLGQSITRRIAQGDKKAVARRYFASEAELKKTVLYDFHVANGAKMVPFAGWGMPIQYKDSIIDSTINCRQNGSLFDVSHMCGLSLKGKDSISFLEKLVIADVASLAPGTGTLTVFTNEKGGAIDDSVITKVTDDHIYLVVNAGCRDKDLAHIEEHMKAFKAKGGDVSWHIHDERSLLALQGPLAAPTLQHLTKEDLSKLYFGEFRILEINGAHCFLTRTGYTGEDGFEISVPDENAVDLAKAILEKSEGKVRLTGLGARDSLRLEAGLCLYGNDMEQHTTPVEAGLTWAIGKRRRAEGGFLGAEVILKQLEEGPKIRRAGFISSGPPARSHSEIQNEKGETIGEVTSGGFSPCLKKNIAMGYVKSGSHKAGTKVKIIVRGKAYDGAVTKMPFVPTKYYKPS